Proteins from a single region of Ailuropoda melanoleuca isolate Jingjing chromosome 15, ASM200744v2, whole genome shotgun sequence:
- the TAC3 gene encoding tachykinin-3 yields MRRSLLFAAILAISLARSLGAVCEDSQEQVAPGGGHNKKDADLYKLPPSLLRKLYDSRSVSLDGLLKMLSKASLDPKESPLPQKRDMHDFFVGLMGKRNIQPDPSTDVNQENIPSFGTLKYPPNVE; encoded by the exons ATGCGGAGGTCCCTGCTGTTTGCAGCCATTCTGGCCATCAGCCTGGCTCGCAGTCTGGGGGCTGTCTGTGAGGACTCCCAGGAGCAGGTGGCGCCTGGTGGGGGCCACAACAAG AAGGACGCGGACCTCTACAAGTTGCCCCCGTCCTTGCTCCGGAAACTCTATGACAGCCGCTCAGTCTCTCTGGATGGATTGCTCAAAATGCTGAGCAAGGCTAGCCTGG ATCCTAAGGAATCGCCACTTCCCCAGAAAC GTGACATGCACGACTTCTTTGTGGGACTTATGGGCAAGAGGAACATCCAGCCGG ACCCTTCTACTGACGTAAACCAAGAGAACATCCCCAGCTTCGGCACCCTCAAGTACCCCCCCAATGTGGAATGA
- the ZBTB39 gene encoding zinc finger and BTB domain-containing protein 39, which translates to MGMRIKLQSTNHPNNLLKELNKCRLSETMCDVTIVVGSRSFPAHKAVLACAAGYFQNLFLNTGLDAARTYVVDFITPANFEKILSFVYTSELFTDLINVGVIYEVAERLGMEDLLRACHSTFPDLESTAVAKPLTSSGESHSGTQSCSSAEPAYPLGDLRGGGEHFGPDRNYVLPGDAGGSCKEEERNVTGDTNHSLPLPQQPLPPKTEDHDAPAPFTSVPSMVTQPVLGTVSMGIQTNTSSCQPYKVQSNGDFGKNSFFGPDNAIDITTGTNSCLSNSDHSKDPGFGQMDELQLDDLGDDDLQFEDPTEEIGTAEEVIELSDDSEDELTFGENDNRENKAMPCQVCKKVLEPNIQLIRQHARDHVDLLTGNCKVCETHFQDRNSRVTHVLSHIGIFLFSCDMCETKFFTQWQLTLHRRDGVFENNIIVHPNDPLSGKLGLFSGAASAELKCAACGKALARDFHVVRGHILDHLNLKGQVCSVCDQRHLNLCSLMWHTLSHLGVSVFSCSVCANSFVDWHLLEKHMAVHQSLEDALFRCHLCGQSFKSEAAYRYHVSQHKCNSGLDARPAFGLQHPALQKRKLPAEEFLSEELALQGQPGSSKYSCKVCGKRFAHTSEFNYHRRIHTGEKPYQCKVCHKFFRGRSTIKCHLKTHSGALMYRCTVCGHYSSTLNLMSKHVGVHKGSLPPDFTIEQTFMYIIHSKEADKNPDS; encoded by the coding sequence ATGGGCATGAGGATCAAACTGCAAAGCACCAACCACCCCAACAACCTGCTGAAGGAACTCAACAAGTGCCGGCTCTCGGAGACCATGTGCGATGTCACCATCGTGGTGGGGAGCCGCTCCTTCCCGGCCCACAAAGCCGTGCTGGCCTGTGCGGCTGGCTACTTCCAGAACCTCTTCCTCAATACGGGGCTGGATGCTGCCAGGACCTACGTGGTGGACTTCATCACCCCTGCCAACTTCGAGAAGATTCTGAGCTTTGTCTACACATCAGAGCTCTTCACAGACCTGATCAATGTTGGGGTCATCTATGAGGTGGCCGAGCGCCTGGGCATGGAGGATCTCCTGCGGGCCTGTCACTCCACCTTTCCTGACTTGGAGAGCACTGCCGTGGCCAAGCCCCTGACCAGCAGCGGGGAGAGCCACTCTGGTACCCAGAGCTGTAGCTCAGCAGAACCTGCCTACCCCCTCGGAGACCtccgggggggcggggagcactTTGGCCCCGATAGGAACTATGTGTTACCTGGTGATGCTGGAGGAAGCTgtaaagaggaagagagaaatgtcaCCGGTGACACGAACCATAGCCTGCCCCTGCCGCAGCAGCCCCTGCCGCCAAAGACAGAAGACCACGATGCCCCTGCTCCTTTCACCTCTGTTCCTAGTATGGTGACTCAGCCGGTCCTAGGCACCGTCAGCATGGGCATCCAAACCAACACGAGCTCCTGCCAGCCATACAAAGTTCAGAGCAATGGAGACTTCGGTAAGAACAGCTTCTTCGGCCCTGACAACGCAATTGACATTACCACCGGGACCAACTCCTGTCTGAGCAATAGCGACCACTCCAAAGATCCGGGCTTTGGGCAGATGGATGAGCTCCAGCTGGATGACCTGGGGGATGACGACTTGCAGTTTGAAGACCCCACCGAGGAGATCGGCACAGCCGAGGAGGTGATTGAGTTGAGTGACGACAGTGAGGACGAGCTGACTTTTGGAGAGAATGACAACCGAGAGAATAAGGCCATGCCCTGCCAGGTGTGCAAGAAAGTTCTAGAGCCCAACATTCAGCTGATCCGCCAGCATGCTCGGGACCACGTGGACCTACTGACGGGCAACTGCAAGGTCTGCGAGACCCACTTCCAGGACCGAAACTCCCGGGTGACCCATGTTCTGTCCCACATTGgcattttcctcttctcctgcGACATGTGTGAAACGAAGTTCTTTACCCAGTGGCAGCTGACCCTCCACCGACGGGATGGGGTATTTGAGAACAACATCATTGTCCACCCCAACGACCCCCTGTCTGGGAAGCTGGGTTTGTTTTCGGGGGCAGCCTCCGCGGAGTTGAAGTGCGCTGCCTGTGGGAAGGCGCTGGCCAGAGATTTCCATGTGGTCCGGGGGCACATCCTCGACCATCTAAACCTGAAGGGCCAGGTCTGCAGCGTGTGTGACCAGCGCCACCTCAACCTCTGCAGCCTCATGTGGCACACACTGTCCCACCTGGGCGTCTCGGTCTTCTCCTGCTCCGTCTGCGCGAACAGCTTCGTAGACTGGCACCTTCTAGAGAAGCACATGGCCGTGCACCAAAGCCTGGAGGACGCCCTTTTCCGCTGCCACCTGTGCGGCCAGAGCTTCAAGTCGGAGGCCGCCTATCGCTACCACGTCAGCCAGCACAAATGCAACAGTGGCCTTGACGCCCGGCCTGCTTTTGGCCTGCAGCACCCTGCTCTCCAGAAGCGGAAGCTGCCCGCGGAGGAGTTCCTGAGCGAGGAGCTGGCGCTGCAGGGCCAGCCCGGGAGCAGCAAGTACAGCTGCAAGGTCTGTGGCAAGAGGTTTGCCCACACAAGCGAGTTCAACTACCACCGGCGGATCCACACGGGCGAGAAGCCGTACCAGTGTAAGGTGTGCCACAAGTTCTTCCGAGGCCGCTCGACCATCAAATGCCACCTGAAGACACACTCGGGGGCGCTCATGTACCGCTGCACGGTGTGCGGCCACTACAGCTCCACGCTCAACCTCATGAGCAAGCACGTGGGCGTGCACAAGGGCAGCCTCCCGCCTGACTTCACCATCGAGCAGACCTTCATGTACATTATCCATTCCAAAGAGGCGGACAAGAACCCGGACAGCTGA